The sequence GGTCAGGGTGTATAAGGTCCGGGAGGATCGGAGAGATCCTACGGGCCAGGGCCTAGGCGAATAGCTTGAGGTCCGAATTCAGGAGCGAAATCGGGCGGTAGCTCGAGCAATTAGTCGGGTCTTTACCGTCTTTGGGGATTATTGTGATTGTAGTGGCCAAGGTGTCTGTTGGGAACCGTCCGCCCTCGCGAATCAAGTTCAGTCCTGTCAGGAGCTTGGGCAGTAGGGTGTCGCTGAAAGCGTGAAGGTATGAGAGCGGCAGCCCGTCCGGGCCGGGTGCCCTGTGGGGTTTCATGCTTTTCAGGGCTCGATTGAGTTCTTTGAGGGTTAGGGGTTGCTCCGGGTCCTCAGATTGTTCCTGGGAGAGCGTTTTGGTTATGTGTTGGGATAGGTAGTCTGTGATCTTCCGTTGATGTGTCTGTAGGGCTGTCCCGTGAGTGGTCTGTGTCTGGTTGTATAGGTCTTTGTAGTAAGCCTGAAAAGCTTCAAGTATACCTTCCGGGTGTCTAGTGCTATGGTGGTCCCGTGTGTTTATTTTATGGATATGTTGTGCCCTCCTCTTTGCCTGGAGCATCTTTGCTAGGAGTCGACCGCTTTTGTTGGAGTGTTCATAGAAGTACCTGGCCGATTTTGCCAGGGTATGCAACAGCCCCTGAGAGAGATGGTCTATAAGTTCTCTCCGGGCAGTTGAAAGTAGGTGTTATCGTCtagtgtttgtttatgtgtggtTTCCAAGGCGGATACCTTGGATGTGAGGTCGGTGATGCGCCTGTGTCTGTCTTTTTTGCGCTGTGTGCATATGGCAATGTAGTGGGCTCATgacacatttatgtgcttcccagatCGTCAAGGGGGGTGTGTCATTAGTGTCGAAATATTGTGTGATCGTCTGAAGCGCGGATGCACGGGAGACCGGGTCGTTCAGCAGGGTTACGTTAAGCTTCCACTGTCTGTCTCTAGGTTTATAGAGGGGTGAGCTTGTGCGTACCTTAACCGGGGCGTGGTCGGAGTGGGTCGGGAGTCCAATTTGTGCGTCGTGGAGTAGGGAAAGGTATTCCTGGGGCATAAATATGTAATCAATGCGGCTATAGTGGTGGTGGACATGGGAGAAGTGCGTATAGTCCCTGTCGTCTGGTTGTGCGGTTCTCCAGCAGCCTACAAGACCCAATCCGTTCAGTGCCCTGGTGGCAAATCGTAAGCAGTGTGGCGGTAGTGTACTAGTTCCGCGGGACGTATCCAGGAGTGGGTCTAGTGGCATATTCAAGTCTCCTGCTACTATCAGGAGGCCCTCTCTAAATTTGTTAAACTTGGTTAAGGTGCGAGAGAGAAAGGTGTGTTGACCACGGTTGGGGCAGTATATGCAGGCAAATGTGTATGTGTGATCAGCTATCGTGCCCTTGACAAAAAGGTCTGTATGGGTCGCGGTATGGCTGAAGGGTACGGTGTGCGCGAAGAGTATCGCTACACCTGCTCTCTTGGAATCTGGGTGATTGGCGTAGTAAGCCAAATTGAAGCGTTTGTTTTCTAGTTTAGGTGCGTCCGGGCCCCGAAAGtacgtctcctgcaggaacgctacgGACACCCTCTCCGCCCAGAGACGGCAGAGCAGGTGGGAGCGCTTCTCCGGCTGGTTAAGGCCCCCTGTGTTGTTGAACCAGTATGTAAGTAAGGCCGGGCTAAACCCCGTCTTGGCCTCCGCGGGATGGTCGCTCGGAGGGGGGGGtccattggggaggggggagtatcaGTGGGGGGGGCAATGCAACGTTTGAACCTAAACCGGTTGGTAGCGTTCAGGAGACTGTTGAACTGGAGAGTCTCGTCGAACCCCGGTCCTATGTACAGGGGAGGTCAGTTGCGTGAGGTGCGTGGAGGGCCACCTACGGAGTCTGTTCCTCAAATAAGTGTGTTTTCAGCACCTGTGTCCCGCGGCACCCAATCCGCCATGTGGAGTGGCTGTCGTGATCTCCGTGAGTCCGGGGGTAGTCGGGGGGCGAGGGGAGGTGGGCCAGAGTTAGACGGGTACGCAAAGACGGGTACGCAAAGTCGGGTACCCATTTGCATGTATGGGGTGGGTCTGTCGGTGGGGGGGTGTAGGTGTTGGCCCTTAGGGGAAACATGCGATAAGTAACAGTAAGATATATCGGCAGTTTAAGTAAAGAGTTATACAACATATATCAACATCGCAACCTACGCCGGGGGCAAAACAGTGGCATAGTGTGGGCGTCCTgaacatttataaaaacaaatataatgagCACATTGTGTGTGTAGTCGGCCTCAAATACAGTGACCTGTGCGTAAGCTAATTAGACAGTGATATGGCTACGTGCCTGCGCTTTTCTAAGATTTGCGGCCCAGTCCCCCCTCCCAAACAGTCCATCTCTTCGTAACCCACCCCGCATGGTCGGCTGCCCCCGTCTCATGGGCTCTCCTCATGGCTGGTTGTCCCTAAGCATCCCACCCATGGTGCCACCCCAAGTCCTGGGTTACTGTTATGGTGTGGTATGAGTCCCTGTCCCGCTAACCAGCGGCCTAACTCCACAGTTCTCACCCCGCCCAGTTCCATGGTCGTTAAGCGCAAGAGGCAAGGAGTTAAGCGCCATAGTTCGCTTGTAGCAGTTACTTGGTGTTCCCCTATGGGGACGGGGCAGCCTAAAGGGTGGCCCTCGGTACCCGATATAGGAGGCCGGCTTCAGTGTCTCAGGTCGCTACTCCTCTGGGCCGTCGGGGCCGCGGTGGTGGTGCAGTGTGCCCTCCCATTTTCAATCTTGCTTGCAGGCTGAACGGAAAACCCCATTTATAGGGAATCCATCTTTCTAGTACCATGCTTGTTAGGGACTTCAGCGCCCGCCGGGCATCAAGCGTGAGGGACAACAGGTCCTGAAACAGTGTAACCTGGGAGTTCATGTAGGCAATTGAGCGCTGGGTCCTGGCCGCTCTCATAATAGCATCTTTCTGTTGGAACGATGTGAGGCAGCAAATCATGTCCCTGGGTTGGCCATCTCTCCTGGGGCCACGTAGTGCCCTGTGTGCGCGTTCCAGGGGGGGCATCTTCCCCAAGAAGTTGCATAAAGAGGCCCATCAGCAGTTCCCGTGGGGACTCGTCGTCGGCCTCGGGGAGGCCCCGCACTCGTATGTCTAGGTCTTCGACCTGCCGGCGCATCTCGAGGAGTATGTTCCCCTGTCGTGCGGTTGCTAAGTCTGCAGCTTGTTGGTGGTGCGTGGTGTGGAGGCGGTGTTCCTCTAAGTCATCCACCCTCTGTTCCAGTACCGTTAGATCTCTGCGCACCGCGGCTATTTCTTCCCGGATGACGGAGCGCAATTCTGAAACCAGGGCCGTTTTGTCCCCTCGCGTGAGCATATTGGCGGATATAGCCGCCAAGTCGATCGACATCTGAGTCAGTGCATCAGCGCAGGGTGCGTCGCTTGCGGAGCCTGCTACACTGCTGGTGCTCGGTGAGGAAGGTGCCATCTTGTCCGCACCTCGTGTGCCTCTGAGGTGCTGCGGGGTGGACAGGAATCCGTCCATGGGACCGGGTTGTTGGCTCGTGTGGGGTGTGGGTGGGTGTCTTGGGGTCACCACCCGTTTGGGTTTCCCCATGTGGACCGCGGAATGTGCTTAGGGTCTGGGCTTTAGCGGGTCGGGGCCTGGGAGCGAGTGCAGCATGCGACTTACTCCATCTGCGGTCGAGCCACGCcccccaatttttaaaaaaatttactcCACCTagccttcctacctttgggagtgctggcatggagtctctatgtccctgtggtccagtgcggctgctgggctgagtgtgcaatccatggggtccagtggggctgctgagcagcAGCGTGAGGACGGCAAGGGAGTGGTaatctccctcgcgcgcctcttagtgatgtgcacgcgagggagctgagcagcgagatcactgcccactgctccctcgcagcctgtggcaattttgtttttagAAAGTTTGGCGAAACCCCATTTGTGGTCTCGAGGAACCCTAGGGTTccacggaacaccaattgggaaacgctggtaTAGAGCAATGACCCAGAGGCTTGGCAATAAGCAATTTTACGGTAAGCCTCAAGACAAATATACAGAGTTCTCAGGTCTAATATCATAAAATCTAACCTAGGCTGGTGGAGGCACCAAGCAGGTTGACCAAAAAGAGGGATATTCTAAATCATGAGCATCACAAGGCAGCTTTTTAGATACAGTTATCAACATCTATGTTTTTAAGAGAAACTCTGCCTCAGTACAAGCTGTAGGTTTAGTACAAGCTAAggcaggaagtgtttagtaaggctgtgcaagtcacatgcagggagttgtggctaaggctgcataaacaaagtgatttaactcttaaacggCAATTAATTGAGCAGTGTGACTTcggaagcatgatctatacaccaaaacagcttcattaagcttaagttgtttgggtgactatagtgtccctttaaggcaaactTCAATTCCTCGGTCAAAAGTCCTATTTATCTAGAACAAAAATCAAGAAAATAACAGATATTTAATTTATTGAGGTGACAGAGTAACGTCAAAGTGCAGCCTAAATCTACAATGTACTTCCCTTTAAATCATTCGCTCTATGTTTGCTATAGAAAAGAGAATTGAGGAGAAAGGGTAGAGAGTGTACAGAGTATAGAttggagggaaaaaaataaatacattctccctcttgataaaaataaacaattggcACAACTGACAGTGAAATCAAGACAAAACCCATTTTATCACTAAAAATTAAACCCTGTGATGCCAGAGGGACCATTGTACACGGCAATCATGTCTCCTCTCCCCACGATGTCAGCATAGATTGGGTTTGTAGCTGATTAACTGACCTGTTACTTGTACGAATTGTGACGGTGTTTTGAACCGCTAATGCCACACTGTCGCCTTTCTGAAAGATCATGTCGAATGGCCCTTCTCCAAACATCATGCAATACAGGACACAGCCCAGAGACTAGGGGAACAAATGACATTATTAGAAGACCTGCTAACTAGTGACATTGCTAAAACCCTCTATGGAGAGGGATAGTGAGCAGAAAAAAcaggaaatacattttaaacatacaATGGTGCATGCTTTGTATACAACCTGAAAGAGACCAAACAtccagcatattattattattattattagaatttataCATTCCCTTTATATtcagcagtgctttacaattatgcaGAAATTATATAAAACAGGCACAATGCTGTAATCAGCAAATGGTTATTATTTTTACtggtatttattaaaaaaaattaaaaattccaCAGCAAATAAAATCAGCACATGTTGCCTTGATTTTTAGATATACAAGGCTAGGTGTGCCAAGTGATTATTACCAGCCTTTACAATGTACCATTCTGGGGAAACGTACCAATAGTTGATTCCGATGTGAGGTTAACTGCTGAATTGCTTTTCATACCTCGTGTCTATGAGCTAGAACCTTATTAACAAGAACCTTTATATGAGAACTCTCACTGCTTTGCTAGATTACAGAAAGGCAAACAGTCACTCTAGATGTTGATAAACTAAACATTTCCTTATATACTGCCCATAGGGATAATGGGAATCGTACACCATCCATCTCTGAAAGACTGCAGAATTCTTACCCTTGGGAGGAGTATGTATTCTGTACATCAAATACAGAACAATAAATAAACCCTCAACTCAGTACCAGTCCTACAGATCTCCTTGCAGTCTGTCTTGCTGACCAGACATGAAATCTGTAGGTTAACAATCTGTCCATCTATACAGTATATAAACTGTCTATTAAAATATCCTGCAGCATCCTTATTCTCTAGTAATATTCACATTTCTCCAAGGAAGAATCAATATCTAGGGGTATACATGCTGTGCAATCAGTGTATGGTAAGGGTCACATAGAGCAGGACTTTGAACCATACTTACCCAGATGTCTGTTCTCTCGTCAATCACACAGTTGCTCTCAACATTGAATAATTCTGGCGCCCGGTAGGAAATGGTGCAACGCTGTGCGGCCCAGTCCTATGTTAAGGAAGGTATGAGACATGCATATCAGTTACAGGCTGTTACATGCAGATGGTGCTGGTGTTCAGGGTTACACACGAAGGGTCTGGGAGAAAGAACTAACAGATGGTTTCTGACCTGATCCTTATATTATGACCAGGTTTAAATTTACAATGTATACATCACGCTCAACCTGACATTTAACTGCGACCAAAGGTTGGGACTGTGTAAAGCACAGTATGGCAGAATCTGTTGCAGAATTGAAAGTTAGGGATTTGACCCATAAAGTGCTTGTTTCAAACTCAATCTTAGAATCTGCTTAAAAAAGTTTGTAATGTTAGATTAGAAATAACAGCCACTGGAGGTCGATGTCTATTTAGAGAACATTTACGTGGATCTATACCTaacctaaataaaaattaacacaaatcaataaaatgttttaaaataaaagattggCATTAATATGCAAGCTAATCAGAACATGTATACTcatgcaaaataaaattaaagctaCTGTCTCAAACTCATATACAAAGAAGGAACTTAATGGTAAAAATAAGTGGCGTTTATCTGAAGCTATACTACAAATCCTAAAATGCTTGATTCAAATACTACAAAAGACAGCTACAGGTTGGATAACAGATTGTACACAATGGACAATATGAAGCAATGCAGCAGAAGATGCTCCTGGGATCCCACATCTGAGGCTAcataaccacattttacaaaTGCTTGTTACGCAGCCATGGAGAGAAATTCTTTGACACACACAGTGTCCAAGATACTGAGTAAATGAGCATTTGTTGCAAACATGCGTTCCTTATGATGGGGAGATGGGAAAGTTTATCTGCATTCCGAGCATTGATTTCTGGTACACAGTATGAGTGATAAACTGCCCCATACCTGCACAGACATTGCCTGTCGGGAACTTGTCACCTCAATGCGAGCATGGTTCATAGAGCCCAAGTCCATTATAAGTGGCCGGTCATCATCATCTAACAGCACGTTTGTCGGTTTCAGGTCCCTAATAGGTGACAATACAGTAAATACGTCACTGAGGCAAATAATGAAGTTTAACACTTACTCCAACCTTGACACATAAGACATTGGTTAATGCTACATTTAATGTAATGCAACACCAGAAACTCACTGGCTGTTCAATCTAGGTGGAGTAGTTATTTATTTTAAGCATGATCTTAAACAAACCATGTGGCATAAATCCTGCTCATAAATGATTATGTTAAACAAAACTACGTTTCAGGTACATACTATATTCTGAAAGCATTCATGCACTGTGGATTATTGTATGAAAGCCATCTTCTGTTTTAGTGTAgggttgttttaaagggacacaatagggaGCTAAAGTGCtagaaaaacaactttattttccttgcactatagtttccctttaaagtctGAGAAGAGGACAGGTCATGTGACTAAGAGGAGTCCACTAACGGACCTAAGAAGGAGGTAGCTATGTCTCTATGTTCCATACAATCTCGGTAGAACCAGTAAAGCACACTATCCACCAGCACATCACACCTACCGAGGAAAAGAGTATTTCTGGTCTTTTTTGGTGTATATCTTTTTTTACCAGTAGTAAATAAGGCAGATCTTTGTTGCATATATGCGGGAGGTTCAAGAGAGGAGTGCAGCTAATTCACAATGTACAGAGAACAAGAATCCAGTCCTGGGAATTCTCCGAAAGGTTGCAGTGTAACAGTCTATGTCAGGAATAACAAGGGATTCTGTGTTTAGATAGCGTAACTCTACAGAAATGCTGCTTTGGTTAAGGGGGGGGAAATCGAACATGGAAAATTCTTTGACCCCGAATAGCAAGACTGTTCATTCAAAGGAGAGATCACTTTAATATACCAAGCAAGCTCTAGTCCCAGAAAAGACAGTGTGGTTACAACACGTGATCAACAGGAACACAGAAGCAAACAGACCCTGTTACATGATTTTGTCCAGAGAACTCAGTACCTGGattgctgccccctccccccgcaATCAAAATTTTTTGACCTTCACACAATTACAGGACAAATTTCCATCACTCCACATACCTCTGTTTGAATATCTACAAATTCGAAGTTATATCACCTTGTCTCTAGCACACTTTACGGACAACGACTGGGCTCACTCCTCTGACGCCTTGCTTTTGCGTCCACCTCAAGATGAATATTCAACTATAGATTACCTTATGGTAATATTATTCTCACGATATTAGATCATTCTCTCTTAGACAGCCCTATCCATTATCTCAAATATGAAAAATCTAAACTTCTTTCAGTCCTTTTCTACCAAGAGATGTTTCAGTGGACAGCATTGTATGCCTACCTAGCACCTGATGCTCAATacaatcccattgtacagcgctacggaatttgctggcgctatataataaaataaaaaatagtttgttGCCCCGGCCTATAGGTTCGACACACTAAAACCAAGGCAACTAAACGACAACGTTGTCATTTGATCTAAAGTTacgtattttgttatatatgtttCTAAGTGTTGATCTTtttactgtactgtactgtactgtgttgaAAAACGATGACAGACCAATAGCCTATACAATGGATGTAAACGGCTTGTTATGCAATTCTCTAATACTTCACttgggcttctgcgcaagccacgtaACTGCACTATTCATTTCTGTCTgtcattgcaaaataaagaattataaaaaataaaaaaaatagtttgttgcaaaattggaagcgcttcagactgggtttttgccttcttttggatcaacagcaaaagcatatgtgaggaaggctgaacttgatggacgcaagtctcttttcagctgtgtaactatgtaataatacaGAATGAGGTGTTCAATCTCCTCAAACTGCTTGAAGtgcggggagggggggagatgacttACTGCACTATTTTTGGGTTTGTCCACGGATCCGGGAGTTTTGTTGGAAAAACACCCTGCACTTTTCGGTGCCATAGTCCTCTTAGCTGTCCATCTTTGGAATCTTCTCTCACAGCATCCCAATACACACCAGGTATATTTAGATGGTGCTGACTTGGCAAGGAAAAGCATTGTGCATGCACGGATCTCAGTTGACAAGCCAACCCTGGCTTTGTGCCAAACCAAGCTGTCTAATGTGTTTAGAATGGACTGGATCGAAGCCTCCCAACATACAGAAAgaatggtctctctctctctctctctctatatatatatatatatatatatatatatatatatatatatatatatatatatatatatatatatatatatatatataaaaatatatttttttaagaactGGGAACTCTACATACAAACCGTAGATATTGCCCATAGAGCActtattcaaaatacatttaaatgcataagcAGATATTCCATGAGAATACTTTGAGGGCAGCTCCCAATCAGACTATAATGGTAGGGAAGGGTGGAGCATTCAGACACAGGTCTCTATGGGGATGCTACCTCGTCCTCTAGCGTGGGGATAATATCCCTATATTTTACCAAGAGACCGAACTTGTTTAACCTACCTGTGTTTTCCACCCTGAACTGGCATATGGTTACTGCTTGTTTGTTTTCATTTCACAACAGTTTCTCTGGCATCTCTCTGATGGAGTCccacttacatatatatatatataatgaatgatgcTTTGTTTAGTACTTTCTCTTTGTTTATCTTGTTTAAATGAATCAAGGGTATTCGGTAATGTAATCCTGACATTCATACTGTTGCTGACCCTGCATAATTTCCAATAATATGtgtggataataataataatatcttcaGATATGCTAGTTAGGATTTGTGTTGTTTTCTGCATGGGGTACATGTGGCGTCTCACACTGGgtaattattatgttatttatatagcgccatcaaattctgcagcgctttacaatgggtgggcgaacagacatgtagttgtaaccagacaagttggacacacaggaacagaggggtcgagggccctgctcaatgagcttacatgctagagagagtggggtaaaatgacacaaaaagataaggatagtattagactagtgacagttgcagaagaggaatcagtcaggagttactaacagtttaattgatacacttttatgaagaagtgggtttttaacgattttttgaaggagtggagattgggtgagcatctaacggaggagggaagcgagttccgcagaaacggtgcagccctggagaagtattgaaggcgagcatcagaggtgggagtacgggaaGAAGATAGACGTATGTAAGTAAGTATGGTAATCTTCCAAATCAGgagataaatgtgtatgtgtgtgtgtgtatatatatatatatatatatatatatatatatatatatatatatatatatatatatatattgaaatgcaGTGAATTCCTTGCACAAAGCAGATTACAAGATAAAAGATCAATCATAATTAAAGAGATAGACATCCATTGTGATTTCAACGATCCTTTGACTTTGATAGCTATTCCTGGTCAAGTTATTTTATAGTGCTTTGAATTACACTGATGTACCTGTGTGCATAGCCTCTTTCATGTATGGCTTTCAATCCCAGAGATATACCACGGAGGATGTGGAGAACTCTATCTTCAGAAAGTGCACAATTTTTATCCCGTAGACCTTCTACCTCACTCCACAGGGTTCCTTTCTGAAAAGAGAACACACAGAACTCACTAACCAGAAGCGACACAGTTGAAGAGCACAGATTGCATTAATAATGGCTGCAGGCTTCTTGAAATGCCCTGaatgttcctgctctctgtgcaCAATTCtggcaacatattttttttttcaagtttaaaAAGAACTGCCCGAGTTGTAAATGCTACGTAAACAAAGTACATAATGATGGCACAACTCCAATCAGCTTCCGTGGGAAAGAACTGGAGCATGATGCTATCTGCTAAGTACACGTTCTATATTTGATTCCATTAACGGAGGGGGATTAGGCCACTAGTTAGTTTTCTGTTACTGGctccacacacagcacaaaaGCAGAAGGAAGTCGAAATGATTTGGCAGCAAGtcctttgcctttttttttttttttttttttaagcaaagtaAGACACAGTCCCAATTTAAAGTTGTATGAAGGTTCTTCACATCCTGTGCTAAACATATAACGAACAAATGCACAGATATAGGGATTTATACACTAAGCACTGGATTGTAGTAACTTGAAAATCAAATTGTAAAATATATCTTAAACAGCCAAGCGGTGACCGTAGCGGAGTCCCATTTCAGAACCTTAGCCTAAATGTTAGAATTCAGTTTTTAATTCCCTGTAATTGTATGTTTaacgaaaaaagaaaacaaactaaaCGACGTGTTATTTAGAATGTAATTGGCACGCTTCCAATCAGTTACTTATTGTGTAATATATTGTTAAATATCTTCACTGTATAACTGTACAGGAGAACGTTGGTGccatataaaaatagatatcaatatccccatttctctgatcAATCAGAGTCCCCTACAAATCACACATATTTAGAGCCTTGCTCTCTCACCCTGCCAACCCTTCAGGGGGTGGAGGAATGGCTGCCTTTTCACTTTTCTTTCTGGAAGTTGAAGAACCAAGAAATATCTGGCTAGCAAGGTACAGGACTCCCAGAACAGTGATCTATAACCACAACCATTTCAGTTTGTTGTCAGTAATGGCCACAAGCTGAAATGCGGTTTATAATTACAAATCCTTCATCTGACAAgactctttccttctcaagcccacAGTGCCCCCACTCAGCAAGTTACCGCTACATATGGAAGGAGCAGCCAAGCCTCCCATTTGGATCCCTTTTCTATTATGCATTGTCCTTCAAGCCGCAAGATGTTCGGGTGATTAAACAGCCTGTGCATCTCCACTTCATGTACAGCTTCCTTCCGATCTTCCCGGTCATGGCATAATATCCGTTTCAGAGCATAAAAACGCCCGTCATGTACACCCTCCACCAGATCCACATAACTGAAGCCACTGTGGGTTTTAAAGGTATGGAAAAAGCCtatgattagtctccaaacagtGAGATACAAATAGTACTGTACAAAGCAAAAACCTATACAATCACGCAGAATGaagaatacagggagtgcagaattattaggcaagttgtatttttgaggattaattttattattgaacaacaaccatgttctcaatgaacccaaaaaactcattaatatcaaagctgaatatttttggaagtagtttttagtttgt is a genomic window of Pelobates fuscus isolate aPelFus1 chromosome 8, aPelFus1.pri, whole genome shotgun sequence containing:
- the STK16 gene encoding serine/threonine-protein kinase 16, encoding MGSTLCICSRGVITIENKRYMFVQKLGEGGFSYVDLVEGVHDGRFYALKRILCHDREDRKEAVHEVEMHRLFNHPNILRLEGQCIIEKGSKWEAWLLLPYVAKGTLWSEVEGLRDKNCALSEDRVLHILRGISLGLKAIHERGYAHRDLKPTNVLLDDDDRPLIMDLGSMNHARIEVTSSRQAMSVQDWAAQRCTISYRAPELFNVESNCVIDERTDIWSLGCVLYCMMFGEGPFDMIFQKGDSVALAVQNTVTIRTSNRYSQALESLLSSMLVVNHQERPYISTILAQIETLVPAVDGQATTRI